The nucleotide window CACAGTCAAAAACCCTagctaattatatatttttattttgctttcctttttcctcattaaaatatttttattattcatttactgtATCTATTTATTACTTAAGACTTTTATATCTATCACACCATCCCCCCATCTTTTTCCTCCTTTCGTTTCTTTTCATATTCTTGTGCTTGTTATTTGTCTCCTTTgcttcccttttatttatttatttatttttatcttttttataaactttaccTTTTATCTCCTTAAAATCAATCGTtatctttctcttctttgttcTTCTGCAACTTTCATGGCGGTTTTACCCACCGGTTCTTCACACTTGGAGTTGACGATATCTGTTCCTGGTTTCGCTTCTTCCCCTTCTTTCCCTTCTTCTGGTAAGCCAAAAATATTGTTTGCTTCTTAATACTGATAAACATAGACATACACACATATGTCAAACCTTTTAGTATCATCAGTGTTTGATCTTATGCTATACCCGGATTCCATGCATGGTTTCGAgaaaaatgtttttttcttttttttcttatgctTTTTAAGATGGTCGTCCCCATGGGTGATGAAGATAGATTGATTTTGcatcaaatttgatttatttaccTCGTTTCTTTTTAATATTACGTTAAAGGTGATCAAGGGGGTTGTATGGTGAGAGATTTGGATATAAACCAAGTACCAGCAGAAGATGAATGGATCACAGCAAGCatggaagatgaagaagaaagctGCAATAATGGTGCCCCTCCTCGAAAAAAGCTTCGTCTTACAAAAGAACAGTCTCGCCTTCTAGAAGAAAGTTTCAGACTAAACCATACCCTAAACCCtgtatgtaaaaatttcaaactaGTACCCTACCCTTTCCAAACTTATTAATTAACACCAAACTAACATTTTCCctcttttaacataaaaaaaaccccATAAATCCATCACACCATCTCTTTCATTTAATGTCTTTTTGGATTTTTGTGTTTTCAGAAGCAGAAAGAGGCATTGGCTTTGCAGCTGAAGCTTAGGCCAAGGCAGGTTGAAGTTTGGTTCCAGAACCGTAGGGCCAGGTACCCTATACGTATACACCTATGcatatacataaattaatatatatttttttacatttaaatgaattctcattctttttttttccttttcaatgaATCATTATTTCGTTGGTGGGTGTTACTAAAGTAGCTTAGGgtagatatatatataacagaataaataaaaactaaatcaaTAATTCCATCGGTATTTTTTTCTCACACTAATGATATAGGTAGAAATATTTGAACGAAAGATTTTGTTTCAAAGGTTTAGTTATTAGAGATATAATAATTTATGATGCTAATCAGTCTTAGGCCTGTTTCTCAAAGCTTAGATTCATTTTTATGGGGTTCTCTTGTCATTTCCCTGACAAAACGGTTGTCTTTGGACGTTGATATATCACTATCACTCTGTGATATACATTTTATTAGAGTAATTAAAAGCAAGCTATATATTACAACACCACGTTGTCACTGTAAAATTCtatgaatttattcatatttttagcGCCTTCAAACAACTTGGAACAAGTTACaggataactattattattattttttatcctatATATCATTTCTGGTCGTGTATGCATGGCATAATAAGCAAAGCAAACATTTTGCCGTTTGTTGTCTTTATGGCCTTCCTTCACTTATCTTTCAcctaaaatttcatatcattttaTGCTGCAAAAGGAAGTTGcactttcttattttcatcaATATAATTTTCTCATTGCAAAacttaattaacataaaatttagATGAATGTAAAAATAAAGTAAGCGATAAAACCGGGTAGATAGATAGATGTAGAACTATTTCATTAAGTCCTTTTTCTTATTATTTCATAGACGCAAAAGCAATCATCCATGTATAAACACAAAACCAGGTTATAGAAACAAAAAACGACACACGACCAAAAAGCAGATCAACAGACTTATGAAGAACTGATGATGTGGTCTGATTTCATAAGCTGATAATAGAGAGCATGGgggattaaaaaataaaaaaagaagaaatggaTATTATCATAATGATGGCAGCAAATTAAGAAATATTGCTTGTCTGCTTCAGGCCCGAATGGTAGTcagatcatcatcatcatcatccccCTTTTCTCCAAT belongs to Gossypium hirsutum isolate 1008001.06 unplaced genomic scaffold, Gossypium_hirsutum_v2.1 scaffold_939, whole genome shotgun sequence and includes:
- the LOC107917038 gene encoding homeobox-leucine zipper protein HOX3, translated to MAVLPTGSSHLELTISVPGFASSPSFPSSGDQGGCMVRDLDINQVPAEDEWITASMEDEEESCNNGAPPRKKLRLTKEQSRLLEESFRLNHTLNPKQKEALALQLKLRPRQVEVWFQNRRARSKLKQTEMECEYLKRWFGSLTEQNRRLQREVEELRAMKVAPPTVISPHSCEPLPASTLTMCPRCERVTTTTTAAIEKGSAKMTAATTPTATTLPSKVGTSALQSRPYSAAC